TTATTTATTTTTCAGCGCACGTTGGAAATTTTTCCACAAGCCTAAATCATCTGTCTGGAGGATAAGGCTAGAATAGATTTTTCCAATATACCAAATGCTAGCTGCTGTTGTCCCAAGTAAAATAAGTAGGGAGAGCAGACCTTCAAGAGTAGATGCTTCTTCATGAATCAGACGAATCGGCATGAAAAATGGTGAAAAGAAGGGGATATAAGAACCAATAGTGAGTAAAATATGCCCTCCTTTTATTCCCAAACTGATACTCATCAGCATAGCCACAACAACCAGTAAGACAAGGGGTTGAACCGCCTTATTGGTATCTTCCACACGCGTTACCAAGGCGCCACAAGCTGCTGACAGGACAATGTAGAAAATCAAACCCAATAGCATAAAGAAGACAGTAAAGACGGTAGAAGGTTGGAATAAGAGCGCTACTATTTCTTGGTATTGTTCCAAGAACATCTGAACCAGTGGAAACTGACCAGCGACAAAGTAAGCAAGGAGGAAACCAACTACATAGATGGAAATATGAGTCAAGACAACTGCCATAATGCCCAACATACGCCCGTAGAAATAATTGGAAGCACGAACACTTGAGAAAATGACCTCCATAATCTTGGTTCCTTTTTCATTCGCAATATCCTGCGCAGTTGTCGTTGCATACACAATAAGGAGCATGTAGAGGGCAAATGAGAGAACAAAAACCAAACCTGATTGCAGTGTCTGAGCCAATTCTGTATTTTTTTCAATCACTTCATCATAGCTGATTTCTTGGGATAAGATTTTTTCTTGCTCCCCAGTCAACTGAGCTGCTTTCTGGTTCAAATCTGCCTGAAGTTTTTTCAAATCGCCCAAGATAGATTCTTTAGCAAACTGATTCATGCTTTCCTTGCCATGATAAGCAGCATGCACTTGATCATCTTTGACATCTAGCATGAGGTAACCATCCATTTTTCCATCGTCCACTGCTTTTTGGGCAGCCGTTTGGTCTTGGTATTCAAAATCGTACTTATCCTTATCCTCTCCTAGAGCTTGTGCAATCTCAGGACTGGTCGAAACGATTGGGATCGGTTCGGAAGAGAATTGAGACATCCCAACAAGAATACCCATACCGGCGGAAAACCCTAAAAAGATAAAGGGACTCAAGACCATAAACAAGAAACTCCATGATTTCACATGACGGAGATAGGTTTCTTTCATGACAATACTCATTTGTTTCATAGGGCTACTCCTGATTCTAACTTGAAGATTTCATCAATCGTTGGGGCTTGTTGGTCAAAGGTTGACACGTATTGTCCCTGAGTGAGAATGTCAAATAAGGCTGGACCTGCTGACTCATCATCCAAGACGAGGCGCCAAGTACCCTGCTTGGTCCGACTGGCACTGACCACATGCGGGAGAGCTTCCAATTCTTTCTGTGTACGCTCGCTCGCAACGAATAGTCGTGTCTTACCATAGCTATTTCGAACCTCGTCAATGCTCCCTGAAACCACTACTTTCCCATCACGAATCATCAAAATGTCATCACAGATTTCTTGGACATTGGTCATCACATGATCTGAGAAAATAATGGTCGCTCCACGCTGTTTTTCTTCTAAAATCACTTGTTTCAGTAATTCTGTATTGACTGGATCAAGACCACTAAAAGGCTCATCCAAGATAATCAAATCGGGCTGGTGCATCAGAGTAATCATCAACTGGATTTTCTGCTGATTTCCCTTTGATAGACTTTTAATTTTATCAGTTGGATTGCCCTTGACCTGCAATTTCGCCATCCACAGGGGCAACTGCTCCTTGATATAAGAAGTCGACAACCCTTTCAAACTGGCTAAATAACGAACCTGATTATACACCGTTAATTTTGGCATGAGGCTACGTTCTTCTGGTAGATAGCCAATCTTCTCATAGCTTGCTTGTGAAATGGCTTGCCCATCGAAACGAACCTGACCTTCATAGTCCAAAAACTGCAAGATACTATGAAAAATCGTTGTTTTTCCTGCACCATTTTTCCCGACAAGACCGATAATCCGTCCTTTTTCTGCTTGAAAATCAATCCCATGCAAAACAGCCTTGTCACCAAAACGTTTCTTCAGTCCCACTACTTCTAACATCGCACCCTCCTTTTTCTGCATCACGATGCTCTGTAAGCATTTCCAAAATAATAAGTCTATTATACTCCTATTTCATGGGGAATGCAAGAAAATATTGCTTTTTTTTTTGAGTTTTTTTGAAAAATGGAACCTTTAAATCCAATCCGTCTGGCTAATCGCCTCTTTGACCTTCTCAATCGGCAGGTGAACAAGTTCGCACTCTTTTTCTTGATAAAGATAGGTGGCATAGTCATCAATACGGTACTCGTTGATATAGACCACGCGCTTGCAGCCGACTTGAAGGAGCTGCTTAGAACAGTTCAGACAAGGAAAATGCGTGACATAGGCTGTAAAACCTTTGGGAATTCCTCGCTCGGCTCCTTGTAAAATCGCATTGACCTCCGCATGTAAGGTTCGAACACAGTGACCGTCCACCACCAGACATTCTTGATCCAAGCAATGCTCGGTTCCTGAGACAGAGCCGTTATAACCTGTCGCTACCACCTTATTTTCCTTGACCAAGACTGCTCCCACCTTAGCCCTTTTACAGGTTGCTCGATTGGCAATCAAGAGAGCTTGTGCCGCAAAATATTCATCCCATGCTAAACGTTTTGTCATTTTTTCTCTCCTTTAGCTTTCTTTTTTTGTTTTTGAGGCAAGAGGGGCATGCCTAAAGAGGCTACTTTTTCAGCTGGTACCTTCATGCCATCTGAAATCCACTTGATCAAAACAGACACAATGGCAGAACTCCAAAATGAATTCAGATAAGAGGAGCCCGACTGTTTGGAGCTGGTTCGTTTTTCCAAAAAATCAAAGACAGCACTGGTTAACACCCTCTCCAGCTGATAATCCACTGCCAAGCTAATCAAACGAGATTCTTTTTTTGCCTCTTTTAACAACACCAGCCAGATATGGTAGAGATCCGTCCGTCGATGGATTTTCCCCAATTGATCTGTAATCTTTTGAACCCGTGTAGTAAAGACTTTTTCTAGCAGTTCATCTTTCGACCCATAATTGCGATAAAAGGCTGCTCTTGATACCCCTGCTCGCTCAACCAACTCGGAAATCGTAATTTTAGCCAATTTTTTCTGTTCCAATAATTGCAGAAAAGCTATTTCCAGTGCTTCTTTTGTCAATCGATTGACCTCTTCATTAGCCGTTCGCAAATTTGCTAGAGATTTTTCAGATATTTTTCGTTCAGACATAACATTTTCTTTCTACTTGTAGCAACTGAATGTAAAGGATTTCAACTTTACAATATTTATGGTATAATTGTAAAAAAAGAGAGAACCTTTGTCAATGGTTAATCCCTTGGCAAATATTAGGAGAAACCATGACTTGGAAAATTATTGCCGACTCTGGCTGCGACTTTCAATCCCTTGATAACCTTGCGATTGACACAACATTTGAAAGCGTCCCTCTGACCATCCAAATAGGCGATGAAGTTTTTGTGGATAATGCCGACCTAGATATTGATAGCATGATGGAAAAGATGTATGCAACCGCTATCGCCTCAAAATCTGCCTGCCCTAGTCCAGATGACTATATGAAAGCTTACGAAGGAGCTGACAATATCTTTGTGGTCACAATCACAGGAACCCTTTCTGGCAGCCATAACAGTGCCCAAGTAGCCAAGAAAATCTACCTTGAAGAACATCCAAAAGCAAACATTCATGTGATTGATAGTTTATCTGCCGGAGGCGAAGTCGATCTCATTGTCGAACAGTTAAACCACTTCATCAAGCAAGGCTTGTCCTTTGATGAAATCGTTCAAGCCATTACAGCTTACCAAGCAAAGACAAAACTACTGTTTGTCCTTGCTAAAGTCGATAATCTAGTCAAAAATGGACGTTTGAGCAAGCTCATTGGAACCGTTGTCGGATTGCTCAACATTCGTATGGTTGGAGAAGCCAGCCAAGATGGAAAACTTGAGCTTCTCCAAAAAGCCAGAGGAGGGAAAAAAGCCCTCGCTTCTGCTATTGATGAGGTCTTGAAAGCAGGCTATAAAGGTGGGAAAATCATCATCGCCCACCGTAACAATCTGAAATTCTGCCAGCAATTCTCAGAAGCGATCCAAAAAAACTTCCCAGAAGCCCAAATTTCGATTCTTTCAACATCTGGTCTCTGCAGCTTTTACGCTGAGGAAGGTGGACTCCTCATGGGCTATGAAATTGATTAAGTAAAAAAACGAGTGCTAGAGACAATGGTTTCTAGCACTCGTTTTTTGATTTACAAAGGGTACTCAAGGAGTGTCTACTCGACCAAACTACTGTGGAGGTAAGCATCTACCATTTGCTCGGTTGCTAGTACAGAGTCCACATGGGTTCTCTCGTAAGAGTGGCTGGACTCAATCCCTGCCCCTAGAAGGGCATGTTTCACCTCGGCTCCAGCTCTCATAGCAGCTGAAGCGTCACTTCCGTAGTAAGGATAAATATCTAATTTGTAAGGAAGCTGTTTTTCTTTTGCCAAGGCAACCAAATGCTGGCGGAATTCATAATGATACGGTCCGGACGCATCTTTGACACAGATTGAAACCGTATATTCATCTGTTGCCTGATCGTCACCCATAGCTCCCATATCCACCGCTAAATACTCCACAGCCTGCTCAGGGATACTCGAATTTGCCCCATGCCCCACTTCCTCAAATACGCTAAAAACAAAATGGGTCGTCACCGGAAGTTCCATCCCTTCTTCTTTGTAACGACGAAGAAGATTGAGCAGGATAGCCGCAGACACCTTATCATCCAAGAAACGGGACTTGATAAAACCAGTCTCAGTCACAGTTGTTCTAGGATCAAAGGAAATAAAATCTCCCACCTCAATACCTAGCGCCCGTGTGTCATCAGCTGTTTTTACTGTTTCATCCAATCGAACTTCCATATTATCCTGTGTACGCTCTACAGTTCCAGCATCTCGATAAACATGACAGCTCGTTTGGTGCACAAGGATTGTCCCAGAAATAGTCTGGCCTGTGCTTGCCACATGAACTAGACAGTTTTCTCCCTCAATCATATTCCAAGGGTAGCCACCGATTTTGTCCATTTTGAGACGTCCATCTGGCTTGATTGCACGGACAATGGCTCCCAAGGTATCCACATGTGCTGTAACGACACGGTGTTTGTCATCCTGTTTTCCCTTAATCGTCATGCTCACGCCACCTTTAGGGGTCTGTTTCGGCTCATAACCCAAGTCCAGTAAGGTTTGAAGCAAATACGCTGCCACTTCTTTCGTAAAACCAGTCGGAGAAGGAATGGCAGTCAGTTCTTGTAAATAAGTAATCGTTTGATTCATCCTATCACCTCATTTTTTCTATCTGTATTATATCATAAGGTAGATTTTTTATCGCTTTCTAGATGTATTTCTTCTTTTTTTATGGTAGAATAGGGAGGAAAACCTTTGGAGGAATGAAACAACTATGTCAAACGAACATTTTGAAGAATTAAATGACCAGCAACTCGTTCGCCGTGAAAAAATGGCGGCCCTTAGCGAAAAAGGGATTGATCCATTCGGAAAACGATTTGAACGCACAGCTAATTCAGCAGAATTAAAAGCACAATACGAAGATAAAAGCAAGGAAGATTTAGCTGAATTGGGTGCTACTGCTGTTATTGCAGGACGTATGATGACAAAACGTGGAAAAGGAAAAGCAGGCTTTGCCCACATCCAAGACCGCGAAGGTCAAATCCAGATTTATGTCCGTAAAGATGATGTCGGCGAAGAAAACTATGAACTCTTTAACAAGGCTGACCTCGGAGACTTTATCGGAGTTGAGGGAGACATCATGCGGACCAACATGGGGGAATTGTCCATTCATGCCCGCAAATTAACCCACTTATCAAAAGCCCTTCGTCCGTTACCAGAAAAATTCCACGGCTTAACGGATACTGAGACCATTTACCGCAAACGCTACTTAGACTTGATTTCAAACCGTGAAAGTTTTGACCGCTTTGTGACGCGTAGTAAAGTCATCTCAGAAATCCGCCGTTACCTTGACGGACTTGGCTTCTTAGAAGTAGAAACACCTGTCCTTCACAATGAAGCTGGTGGTGCTGCTGCTCGGCCATTCATTACCCACCACAATGCCCAAAACATTGACATGGTTCTACGGATTGCAACAGAATTACATTTGAAACGCTTGATTGTCGGCGGTATGGAACGTGTCTATGAAATCGGTCGGATCTTCCGTAATGAGGGAATGGATGCTACTCACAACCCTGAATTTACATCCATTGAGGTCTACCAAGCCTATGCCGACTACCTTGACATCATGGACTTGACCGA
The window above is part of the Streptococcus himalayensis genome. Proteins encoded here:
- the lysS gene encoding lysine--tRNA ligase, which encodes MSNEHFEELNDQQLVRREKMAALSEKGIDPFGKRFERTANSAELKAQYEDKSKEDLAELGATAVIAGRMMTKRGKGKAGFAHIQDREGQIQIYVRKDDVGEENYELFNKADLGDFIGVEGDIMRTNMGELSIHARKLTHLSKALRPLPEKFHGLTDTETIYRKRYLDLISNRESFDRFVTRSKVISEIRRYLDGLGFLEVETPVLHNEAGGAAARPFITHHNAQNIDMVLRIATELHLKRLIVGGMERVYEIGRIFRNEGMDATHNPEFTSIEVYQAYADYLDIMDLTEGIIQHTAKAVVGDGPVTYQGTEINIHLPFKRVHMVDAIKEQTGVDFWQEMTFEEAKAVASEHKVPVEKHYTEVGQIINAFFEEFVEDTLIQPTFIYGHPVAVSPLAKKNPEDDRFTDRFELFIMTKEYGNAFTELNDPIDQLERFKAQAKAKELGDDEATGIDYDYVEALEYGMPPTGGLGIGIDRLCMLLTDTTTIRDVLLFPTMK
- a CDS encoding ABC transporter permease encodes the protein MKQMSIVMKETYLRHVKSWSFLFMVLSPFIFLGFSAGMGILVGMSQFSSEPIPIVSTSPEIAQALGEDKDKYDFEYQDQTAAQKAVDDGKMDGYLMLDVKDDQVHAAYHGKESMNQFAKESILGDLKKLQADLNQKAAQLTGEQEKILSQEISYDEVIEKNTELAQTLQSGLVFVLSFALYMLLIVYATTTAQDIANEKGTKIMEVIFSSVRASNYFYGRMLGIMAVVLTHISIYVVGFLLAYFVAGQFPLVQMFLEQYQEIVALLFQPSTVFTVFFMLLGLIFYIVLSAACGALVTRVEDTNKAVQPLVLLVVVAMLMSISLGIKGGHILLTIGSYIPFFSPFFMPIRLIHEEASTLEGLLSLLILLGTTAASIWYIGKIYSSLILQTDDLGLWKNFQRALKNK
- a CDS encoding deoxycytidylate deaminase — translated: MTKRLAWDEYFAAQALLIANRATCKRAKVGAVLVKENKVVATGYNGSVSGTEHCLDQECLVVDGHCVRTLHAEVNAILQGAERGIPKGFTAYVTHFPCLNCSKQLLQVGCKRVVYINEYRIDDYATYLYQEKECELVHLPIEKVKEAISQTDWI
- a CDS encoding DegV family protein, which encodes MTWKIIADSGCDFQSLDNLAIDTTFESVPLTIQIGDEVFVDNADLDIDSMMEKMYATAIASKSACPSPDDYMKAYEGADNIFVVTITGTLSGSHNSAQVAKKIYLEEHPKANIHVIDSLSAGGEVDLIVEQLNHFIKQGLSFDEIVQAITAYQAKTKLLFVLAKVDNLVKNGRLSKLIGTVVGLLNIRMVGEASQDGKLELLQKARGGKKALASAIDEVLKAGYKGGKIIIAHRNNLKFCQQFSEAIQKNFPEAQISILSTSGLCSFYAEEGGLLMGYEID
- a CDS encoding TetR/AcrR family transcriptional regulator, whose translation is MSERKISEKSLANLRTANEEVNRLTKEALEIAFLQLLEQKKLAKITISELVERAGVSRAAFYRNYGSKDELLEKVFTTRVQKITDQLGKIHRRTDLYHIWLVLLKEAKKESRLISLAVDYQLERVLTSAVFDFLEKRTSSKQSGSSYLNSFWSSAIVSVLIKWISDGMKVPAEKVASLGMPLLPQKQKKKAKGEKK
- a CDS encoding M42 family metallopeptidase; its protein translation is MNQTITYLQELTAIPSPTGFTKEVAAYLLQTLLDLGYEPKQTPKGGVSMTIKGKQDDKHRVVTAHVDTLGAIVRAIKPDGRLKMDKIGGYPWNMIEGENCLVHVASTGQTISGTILVHQTSCHVYRDAGTVERTQDNMEVRLDETVKTADDTRALGIEVGDFISFDPRTTVTETGFIKSRFLDDKVSAAILLNLLRRYKEEGMELPVTTHFVFSVFEEVGHGANSSIPEQAVEYLAVDMGAMGDDQATDEYTVSICVKDASGPYHYEFRQHLVALAKEKQLPYKLDIYPYYGSDASAAMRAGAEVKHALLGAGIESSHSYERTHVDSVLATEQMVDAYLHSSLVE
- a CDS encoding ABC transporter ATP-binding protein encodes the protein MLEVVGLKKRFGDKAVLHGIDFQAEKGRIIGLVGKNGAGKTTIFHSILQFLDYEGQVRFDGQAISQASYEKIGYLPEERSLMPKLTVYNQVRYLASLKGLSTSYIKEQLPLWMAKLQVKGNPTDKIKSLSKGNQQKIQLMITLMHQPDLIILDEPFSGLDPVNTELLKQVILEEKQRGATIIFSDHVMTNVQEICDDILMIRDGKVVVSGSIDEVRNSYGKTRLFVASERTQKELEALPHVVSASRTKQGTWRLVLDDESAGPALFDILTQGQYVSTFDQQAPTIDEIFKLESGVAL